The following are encoded in a window of Drosophila teissieri strain GT53w unplaced genomic scaffold, Prin_Dtei_1.1 Segkk118_quiver_pilon_scaf, whole genome shotgun sequence genomic DNA:
- the LOC122625529 gene encoding uncharacterized protein LOC122625529, which yields MSAINEELIAAVFKKRCLWDQPNKLYHNRQIINQNWNEISNELNVDAMTLKKKWKQLRDTFRAELRKYPPNRSGDAGPDAVNEMCSQWSHFESMMFIKDQIKCRQSSGNLCRQKTMKYMIILAKMLIV from the exons ATGTCTGCAATTAACGAAGAATTAATTGCAGCAGTATTTAAAAAACGCTGTTTATGGGACCAGCCAAATAAACTCTACCACAATAGGCAAATAATTAACCAAAATTGGAACGAAATTTCAAACGAATTGAATGTTGATG ctatgactttgaaaaaaaaatggaaacaattGAGGGACACGTTTCGAGCTGAATTAAGGAAATATCCACCGAACCGTTCTGGCGACGCTGGCCCTGATGCAGTCAACGAGATGTGTTCTCAATGGAGTCATTTCGAGTCCATGATGTTTATAAAGGACCAGATAAAGTGTCGCCAGTCTTCCGGAAATTTATGTCGCCAAAAAACAATGAAGTACATGATAATATTGGCGAAGATGTTAATAGTGTAG